From the genome of Cytobacillus firmus, one region includes:
- a CDS encoding aminotransferase A, translating to MEHLINQRVKDIEISGIRRFFNMVAGTKDMISLTIGQPDFPTPLHVKEAAKQAIDENFTSYTHNAGDIRLREAAASFVKTKYNLTYNPESEVIVTSGASEAIDIAFRTLLDEGSEVILPGPVYPGYEPIIKLCGAVPVHTDISKNKFRFTADIISKQMSEKTRCIVLPYPSNPTGVSLTLEELDQIAALVKGKDIFILADEIYSELIYDHTHHSIASLLKEQTVVINGLSKSHSMTGWRIGLLFAPENLAKHILKVHQYNVTCAASVSQMAALEALTAGIDDALPMRREYAKRRDYVYERLVQMNLDVVKPDGAFYFFIKIPDGSITSFEFALSLVEEAGVAVVPGSAFSSYGEGYFRISFAYSMDTLKEGLNRIEKYLEGIKM from the coding sequence TTGGAACATTTAATCAACCAAAGAGTGAAGGACATAGAAATTTCCGGAATCAGAAGGTTTTTCAATATGGTTGCCGGCACCAAAGATATGATTTCTCTTACAATTGGACAGCCTGACTTCCCTACGCCGCTGCATGTTAAAGAAGCAGCAAAACAGGCAATCGATGAAAATTTTACCTCCTACACACACAATGCGGGCGATATTCGATTGCGGGAAGCTGCCGCTTCTTTTGTAAAAACAAAATATAACCTTACATATAACCCTGAATCTGAAGTCATTGTGACATCGGGAGCGAGTGAAGCAATTGATATTGCCTTCCGGACACTTTTGGACGAAGGATCGGAAGTAATCCTGCCTGGTCCTGTTTATCCCGGATATGAGCCAATCATAAAACTTTGCGGTGCAGTTCCGGTACATACTGATATTTCGAAAAACAAATTCAGATTTACTGCTGATATAATCTCGAAACAAATGAGTGAAAAAACAAGGTGCATTGTTCTTCCATACCCATCGAATCCGACAGGTGTCAGCCTGACACTGGAAGAACTTGATCAAATTGCAGCTCTTGTGAAGGGCAAAGATATCTTTATCCTTGCTGATGAAATTTACAGCGAACTGATCTATGATCACACCCACCACTCAATCGCTTCCCTTTTAAAGGAGCAAACAGTGGTCATTAATGGTTTATCCAAATCCCATTCAATGACAGGCTGGCGCATTGGGCTGTTATTCGCTCCGGAAAATCTGGCAAAGCATATCTTGAAGGTTCATCAGTATAATGTGACTTGTGCAGCATCTGTCTCCCAAATGGCGGCTCTTGAAGCACTGACAGCAGGGATCGACGACGCCCTGCCAATGAGACGGGAATATGCCAAGCGCCGTGACTATGTTTATGAGCGATTAGTACAAATGAATCTGGATGTAGTCAAACCTGATGGCGCCTTTTACTTTTTTATAAAAATACCGGATGGTTCCATCACCTCCTTTGAATTTGCCCTTTCGCTTGTTGAAGAGGCAGGAGTTGCAGTAGTTCCGGGCAGTGCATTTTCCTCATATGGAGAAGGCTATTTCCGAATATCTTTTGCCTATTCCATGGACACATTAAAGGAAGGGCTTAACCGGATCGAAAAGTATCTGGAAGGCATAAAAATGTAA